In the Kiloniellales bacterium genome, one interval contains:
- a CDS encoding iron-sulfur cluster assembly accessory protein: MSKSMITLTEAAAERVRSLIARSENPVLGLRVGVKTRGCSGLSYFVEYAEEQKKFEDVVEDKGVKIFIDPTAVMFLIGTEMDYVEDKIQSGFVFNNPNEKNRCGCGESFSV; this comes from the coding sequence ATGTCCAAATCGATGATCACGCTGACCGAGGCGGCCGCCGAGCGGGTCCGTTCGCTGATTGCGCGGTCGGAGAATCCGGTCCTCGGGCTGCGGGTCGGGGTCAAGACCCGCGGCTGCTCCGGCCTCAGCTATTTCGTCGAATACGCCGAAGAGCAGAAGAAGTTCGAGGACGTGGTCGAAGACAAGGGCGTCAAGATCTTCATCGACCCGACGGCCGTGATGTTTCTGATCGGTACGGAAATGGACTATGTCGAAGACAAGATCCAATCGGGCTTCGTCTTCAATAACCCCAATGAAAAGAACCGCTGCGGCTGTGGTGAGAGCTTCAGCGTCTGA
- a CDS encoding SUF system Fe-S cluster assembly regulator, which translates to MFRLNRLTDYAVVVMAQMALRDKATMTASEIARDTGVPLPTVAKVLNALARDGLIVSQRGAAGGYGLSRPAAEIGVADIIQAIEGPIALTACVDGSTNHCDVEDLCPMRGGWDKVNRAIRGALDSVTLADMAGPVLGFEERQAAEDRLQA; encoded by the coding sequence ATGTTCCGGCTCAACCGCCTGACCGATTATGCGGTCGTGGTTATGGCCCAGATGGCCCTGCGCGACAAGGCCACGATGACCGCCAGCGAGATCGCCCGCGACACCGGCGTCCCCTTGCCCACCGTGGCCAAGGTTCTGAACGCCCTGGCCCGGGACGGGCTGATCGTCTCGCAGCGCGGCGCCGCCGGTGGCTATGGGCTCAGCCGCCCGGCCGCCGAGATCGGCGTGGCCGACATCATCCAGGCCATCGAGGGGCCGATCGCGCTCACCGCCTGCGTCGACGGCAGCACGAACCACTGCGACGTTGAGGACCTCTGCCCGATGCGCGGCGGCTGGGACAAGGTGAACCGGGCGATCCGCGGCGCCCTGGACAGCGTGACCCTGGCCGACATGGCGGGCCCGGTCCTGGGCTTCGAGGAGCGCCAGGCAGCCGAGGATCGCCTGCAGGCATGA
- the cpaB gene encoding Flp pilus assembly protein CpaB has product MSMRVIVLVGVAVLLAGGSMLMMKNMMNRPDPQIAVPAPKPTHETFVLVAARNLPTGTLVNERDLRWQAWPDESLANSYLVKGEFDSAELHGGVVRDGILEGQPIAQARVIKSGERGFLAAVLQPGFRAKSIKIGAATGVAGFIHPGDRVDIILSHTIRTQDNKRRRASETILENVRILAIDQRTDDQDGQPKIGKTITLELTAKQVEVTTVAQSLGSLSLSLRSLAEDQEQLRQMAAGELDPDELQEGPARPARTYTWENEVSLLVPWANSEGLTVARGSEVMRISSNGKQEMLSTGGSSSDSDGEGAPGETQSAEAPE; this is encoded by the coding sequence ATGTCGATGAGGGTCATCGTCCTGGTCGGAGTCGCCGTCCTCCTCGCTGGCGGCTCGATGCTCATGATGAAGAACATGATGAACCGGCCCGATCCACAGATCGCCGTGCCGGCGCCGAAGCCGACGCACGAAACCTTCGTGCTGGTCGCGGCACGCAATCTGCCGACCGGGACGCTCGTCAACGAACGGGACCTGCGCTGGCAGGCCTGGCCCGACGAGTCGCTCGCCAACAGTTATCTGGTCAAAGGCGAGTTCGACAGCGCCGAACTGCACGGCGGCGTCGTCCGCGACGGGATCCTCGAGGGCCAGCCGATCGCCCAGGCCCGGGTGATCAAGAGCGGCGAGCGCGGTTTCCTTGCCGCCGTCCTGCAGCCCGGGTTTCGCGCCAAGTCGATCAAGATCGGCGCGGCCACCGGCGTTGCCGGCTTCATTCATCCGGGTGACCGGGTCGACATCATCCTGTCGCACACCATCCGCACCCAGGACAACAAGCGGCGCCGGGCCAGCGAGACGATCCTGGAGAACGTCAGGATCCTGGCGATCGACCAGCGCACCGACGATCAGGACGGCCAGCCCAAGATCGGCAAGACCATCACCTTGGAGCTGACAGCCAAGCAGGTCGAGGTGACCACGGTGGCGCAGTCCCTGGGCAGCCTCTCGCTCAGCCTGCGCAGCTTGGCCGAGGACCAGGAACAGCTCCGGCAGATGGCGGCGGGCGAACTCGACCCGGACGAGCTGCAGGAGGGCCCGGCACGTCCGGCGCGCACCTACACCTGGGAGAACGAGGTCAGCCTGCTCGTTCCCTGGGCCAACTCCGAGGGCCTGACGGTCGCCCGCGGTTCCGAAGTCATGCGTATCTCAAGCAACGGCAAACAAGAAATGCTCAGCACCGGCGGTAGTTCGTCGGACAGCGACGGGGAAGGCGCTCCCGGTGAAACCCAGTCGGCGGAGGCGCCCGAATGA
- a CDS encoding cysteine desulfurase codes for MTGIAMKVGPGHNSGTGFDVERIREDFPILGRQIYGKPLVYLDNGASAQKPRAVIDRLRQVYEEEYSNVHRGAHFLSSLATDAFEQARSTTAAFINAASDEEIVFTRNATEAINLVAHSYAGAFLEEGDEIVISAMEHHANIVPWQLLRDRLGLVLKVAPISDRGELLMEDFERLLGARTRLVAITHCSNVLGTVNPAKEIIRLAHDRGVPVLLDGAQAAVHGKVDVRDLDVDFYAFTGHKLYGPSGIGVLYGKAELLDKMPPYQGGGEMIETVSFEKATFKAAPHRFEAGTPPIAQAIGLGAAIDYVTGLGMENIARHEAELLAYANERLAEIAGLRILGQVPGKAAIVSFVVDGIHSYDVATILDRAGVAVRVGHHCAEPLMARFGVDATLRASFGLYNTRADVDTMVAALHKAKAVFG; via the coding sequence ATGACCGGCATCGCCATGAAGGTCGGACCGGGCCACAATTCCGGCACCGGCTTCGACGTTGAGCGGATCCGGGAGGACTTCCCGATCCTGGGGCGGCAGATCTACGGCAAGCCCCTGGTCTACCTGGACAACGGCGCCAGCGCCCAGAAGCCGCGGGCGGTGATCGATCGCCTGCGCCAGGTCTACGAGGAGGAATACTCCAACGTCCACCGGGGCGCCCACTTCCTCAGCAGTCTGGCGACTGACGCTTTCGAGCAGGCGCGCAGCACCACCGCGGCCTTCATCAACGCGGCCAGCGACGAGGAAATCGTCTTCACCCGCAACGCCACCGAGGCGATCAACCTGGTCGCCCACAGCTACGCCGGGGCCTTCCTCGAGGAAGGCGACGAGATCGTGATCTCGGCCATGGAGCACCACGCCAACATCGTGCCCTGGCAGCTGCTTCGCGACCGCCTGGGCCTCGTCCTCAAGGTCGCACCGATCAGCGACCGGGGCGAGCTCCTGATGGAGGACTTCGAGCGGCTGCTCGGGGCCCGGACCCGGCTGGTCGCGATCACCCACTGCTCCAACGTGCTCGGCACCGTCAACCCGGCCAAGGAGATCATCCGCCTGGCCCATGACCGGGGCGTCCCGGTGCTGCTGGACGGCGCCCAGGCGGCGGTCCACGGCAAGGTCGACGTGCGCGACCTCGACGTCGACTTCTACGCCTTTACCGGCCACAAGCTCTACGGACCGAGTGGAATCGGGGTGCTCTACGGCAAGGCCGAGCTGCTCGACAAAATGCCGCCCTACCAGGGCGGCGGCGAAATGATCGAGACCGTCAGCTTCGAGAAGGCGACCTTCAAGGCCGCACCGCACCGCTTCGAGGCCGGCACCCCGCCGATCGCCCAGGCCATCGGGCTGGGCGCTGCCATCGACTACGTGACGGGGCTGGGCATGGAAAACATCGCCCGGCACGAGGCCGAGCTCCTCGCTTACGCCAACGAGCGGCTGGCCGAGATCGCCGGCCTGCGGATCCTCGGCCAGGTGCCCGGCAAGGCGGCTATCGTCTCCTTCGTGGTTGACGGCATCCACTCCTACGACGTGGCGACGATTCTGGACCGGGCCGGGGTGGCGGTGCGGGTCGGCCATCACTGCGCCGAGCCGCTGATGGCGCGCTTCGGCGTCGACGCGACCTTGCGGGCCTCCTTCGGTCTTTACAACACCCGCGCCGATGTCGATACGATGGTTGCGGCGCTCCACAAGGCCAAAGCGGTTTTCGGCTGA
- the sufD gene encoding Fe-S cluster assembly protein SufD gives MAKTMTDTTALQPYLAHHEALQARAQSAGWLGGLRDRGMRQLAEAGLPTPRLEAWKYTNLRPLQKHDFAAAPAESDDVQIDRIPSLQPAAETTHRLVFVNGRFRDDLSHLGSLPAGVTVGSLADLLRDQPQRLEPHLGQLGRLEQLPMLALNTALMEDGFVLLLDDGVVLAEPIDVVFIAAADARALAFHPRNLLVLGRDSEATVLEHHAGQGTQATLSNLATEGWIGPGARLRHYRKQEETRAAFHLASAQLRLARDASYDSFVLSTGARLSRNEVKVELAGEGAECHLNGAYLMRGEQHCDTTTVVEHKVPHTTCREMFRGVLDDSARAVFQGRIVVEPDAQKSDGHQLCQTLILSDRAEIDAKPELEIYADDVKCSHGATAGELDDAALFYLRSRGIPEARARHILIESFLGEAVQRIAAEGLCPALLSSVANWLAQTHDETHGEAA, from the coding sequence ATGGCAAAGACCATGACCGACACGACCGCGCTCCAGCCCTACCTGGCGCACCATGAGGCCCTGCAGGCGCGAGCACAGTCTGCGGGCTGGCTCGGCGGCCTCCGCGACCGGGGGATGCGGCAGCTGGCCGAGGCCGGCCTGCCGACTCCGCGGCTCGAGGCCTGGAAATACACCAACCTCCGCCCGCTGCAGAAGCACGACTTCGCAGCGGCACCGGCCGAGAGCGACGACGTGCAGATCGACCGCATCCCCTCGCTGCAGCCGGCGGCGGAGACGACCCATCGCCTGGTCTTCGTGAACGGCCGCTTCCGCGACGATCTCTCGCATTTGGGGTCGCTGCCCGCGGGCGTGACCGTCGGCAGTCTGGCCGACCTGCTCCGCGACCAGCCGCAGCGGCTCGAACCGCACCTCGGCCAGCTCGGCCGCCTCGAGCAGCTGCCGATGTTGGCGCTCAACACGGCCCTGATGGAGGACGGCTTCGTCCTGCTGCTCGATGACGGTGTGGTCCTGGCCGAGCCGATCGACGTCGTCTTCATCGCTGCTGCCGACGCCCGGGCGTTGGCCTTCCACCCCCGCAACCTCCTGGTCCTGGGGCGCGACAGCGAGGCCACGGTGCTGGAGCACCACGCCGGACAGGGCACGCAGGCGACGCTCTCCAACCTGGCCACCGAAGGCTGGATCGGCCCCGGCGCTCGTCTGCGGCACTACCGCAAGCAGGAGGAGACCCGCGCCGCCTTCCATCTCGCCTCGGCCCAGCTCCGGCTGGCGCGGGACGCCAGCTACGATTCCTTCGTGCTCTCGACCGGCGCCCGCCTGTCGCGCAACGAGGTCAAGGTCGAGCTGGCCGGTGAAGGCGCGGAGTGCCATCTCAACGGCGCCTACCTGATGCGCGGCGAGCAGCACTGCGACACCACCACGGTGGTCGAGCACAAAGTGCCGCACACCACCTGCCGAGAGATGTTCCGCGGCGTGCTCGACGACTCGGCCCGGGCGGTCTTCCAGGGCCGGATCGTGGTCGAGCCGGACGCCCAGAAGTCCGACGGCCATCAGCTCTGCCAGACCCTGATCCTCTCCGACCGGGCCGAGATCGACGCCAAGCCCGAGCTCGAGATCTACGCCGACGACGTCAAGTGCAGCCACGGCGCGACCGCGGGCGAGCTCGACGACGCCGCGCTCTTCTACCTGCGCTCGCGCGGCATCCCGGAGGCTCGGGCCCGGCACATCCTGATCGAGTCCTTCCTGGGCGAAGCGGTTCAGCGGATCGCGGCCGAAGGGCTCTGCCCGGCCCTGCTCAGCAGCGTCGCCAACTGGCTTGCCCAGACCCACGACGAGACCCACGGAGAGGCAGCATGA
- a CDS encoding FAD-binding oxidoreductase, producing MTGGDDLPRRCLVARVAELTRLARDITLLRLDPGAAGAFRFRAGQYARLSFGDLPPRDYSIGSRPDEALLEFHIRDTGDGGSSSYVAEILREGDSVGLEGPYGEGFLREADPRPILAIAGGAGLAPMKSIVETLLAGGATQEILLYFGVRRDADVYLEGALEALARRYRNFGFHIVLSEAPPGSGFRRGLVSDAVAEDLDDLGRYTAYVAGPPRMVEATRSLLTRRGLPLDRIYADPFLAKADLLPQGGS from the coding sequence GTGACCGGGGGCGACGACCTGCCTCGCCGGTGCCTCGTGGCGCGGGTCGCCGAGCTGACCCGACTCGCCCGAGACATCACCCTGCTGCGGCTGGATCCCGGCGCCGCCGGCGCCTTCCGCTTCCGCGCCGGTCAGTACGCCCGGCTGTCCTTCGGCGACCTGCCGCCGCGTGATTACTCGATCGGCAGCCGCCCCGACGAGGCGCTGCTGGAATTCCACATCCGCGATACCGGCGACGGGGGCTCCAGCTCCTATGTCGCCGAGATCCTGCGCGAAGGCGACTCGGTCGGCCTCGAAGGTCCTTATGGCGAGGGCTTCCTGCGCGAAGCCGATCCTCGCCCGATCCTGGCCATCGCCGGCGGCGCCGGACTGGCCCCGATGAAGTCCATCGTCGAGACCCTGCTCGCCGGCGGTGCGACCCAGGAGATCCTGCTGTATTTCGGGGTACGGCGGGACGCCGACGTCTACCTCGAGGGCGCGCTCGAGGCGCTGGCCCGGCGGTACCGCAACTTCGGCTTCCACATCGTCCTCTCCGAGGCCCCGCCGGGCAGCGGCTTTCGTCGCGGCCTGGTCTCCGATGCGGTCGCCGAGGACCTGGACGACCTGGGCCGCTATACGGCCTATGTCGCCGGACCCCCGCGGATGGTCGAGGCCACCCGCAGCCTCCTGACCCGGCGCGGCCTGCCCCTCGACCGAATCTACGCCGATCCCTTCCTTGCCAAGGCCGATCTTCTGCCCCAGGGCGGCTCCTGA
- the upp gene encoding uracil phosphoribosyltransferase, with protein MGNQGAATVVDHPLVQHKLTLMRRKDTSTAEFRELLKEISLLLAYEVTRDLKLTEVEIETPLAVMQAPRLEGKKLVLISILRAGNGLLEGMLDLIPSARVGHIGLYRDPETLEPVEYYFKVPEDLSDRQVIVVDPMLATGNSAAAALARIKRAGATNLKYVCLLAAPEGIEALAGAHPDVPIYTAAVDRHLNDHGYIVPGLGDAGDRLYGTK; from the coding sequence ATGGGGAACCAGGGCGCGGCCACGGTCGTCGACCACCCGCTGGTCCAGCACAAGCTGACCCTGATGCGGCGCAAGGACACCAGCACGGCGGAGTTTCGCGAGCTCCTTAAGGAGATCTCCCTGTTGCTCGCCTACGAGGTGACGCGCGACCTCAAGCTCACCGAGGTCGAGATCGAGACCCCGTTGGCGGTCATGCAGGCGCCGCGCCTCGAAGGCAAGAAGCTGGTGCTGATCTCGATCCTGCGGGCCGGCAACGGGCTGCTCGAGGGCATGCTCGACCTGATCCCCTCGGCCCGGGTCGGCCACATCGGCCTCTACCGCGACCCCGAGACCCTCGAGCCGGTGGAGTACTACTTCAAGGTGCCGGAGGACCTGAGCGACCGTCAGGTGATCGTGGTCGATCCCATGCTGGCAACCGGCAACTCGGCGGCGGCGGCCCTGGCGCGGATCAAGCGGGCCGGGGCGACCAACCTCAAGTACGTCTGCCTGCTTGCTGCGCCCGAGGGCATCGAGGCCCTGGCCGGCGCCCATCCCGACGTGCCGATCTATACCGCGGCGGTCGACCGGCATCTCAACGACCACGGCTACATCGTGCCGGGCCTGGGCGACGCCGGCGACCGGCTCTACGGCACCAAGTAG
- the sufC gene encoding Fe-S cluster assembly ATPase SufC — protein MLDIKNLHATVDGKPILKGIDLSIAPGEVHAIMGPNGSGKSTLAYILTGREGYEVTEGQVLFEGQDLLELEPEARAAAGVFLAFQYPVEIPGVPNTTFLKEAANSVRKARGEKELDALGFLKFVREKTKALGISDEMLKRAVNAGFSGGEKKRNEILQMAVLEPKLAVLDETDSGLDIDALKTVADGVNALRGPARSMLVITHYQRLLEYIVPDRVHVLAQGRIAKSGGKELALELEEKGYAEFTAAA, from the coding sequence ATGCTGGACATCAAGAACCTTCACGCCACGGTCGACGGCAAGCCGATTCTTAAGGGCATCGACCTCTCGATTGCGCCGGGCGAGGTCCACGCCATCATGGGGCCCAACGGCTCCGGCAAGAGCACCCTGGCCTACATCCTCACCGGGCGCGAAGGCTACGAGGTGACCGAAGGACAGGTCCTCTTCGAGGGCCAGGACCTGCTGGAGCTGGAGCCCGAGGCGCGGGCAGCCGCCGGCGTCTTTCTGGCCTTCCAGTACCCGGTGGAGATCCCCGGCGTGCCCAACACCACCTTCCTCAAGGAGGCCGCCAACTCGGTGCGCAAGGCGCGCGGCGAAAAGGAGCTCGACGCCCTAGGTTTCCTGAAGTTCGTCCGCGAGAAGACCAAGGCCCTGGGGATCAGCGACGAGATGCTGAAGCGGGCCGTCAACGCCGGCTTCTCCGGCGGGGAGAAGAAGCGCAACGAGATCCTGCAGATGGCGGTCCTGGAGCCCAAGCTGGCGGTGCTCGACGAGACCGACAGCGGCCTCGACATCGACGCCCTCAAGACCGTGGCCGACGGGGTCAACGCCCTGCGCGGCCCGGCGCGCTCCATGCTGGTCATCACCCATTACCAGCGCCTGCTGGAGTACATCGTGCCCGACCGTGTCCATGTCCTGGCCCAGGGCCGCATCGCCAAGTCGGGCGGCAAGGAGCTGGCGCTGGAGCTGGAGGAGAAGGGCTACGCCGAGTTCACGGCGGCGGCCTGA
- a CDS encoding prepilin peptidase — MSVAINISQFAILVFAGLVVWAAVTDVRSFLIPNRISAAIALLYPAYVIAAPQPIDWTGALIVAGATLAVGFVMFVITFRGSSLMGAGDTKLLAACALWAGPGLMLELVVIMALAGGVIAIFTWLRHRPAAATSNLAATANGVMTFLRIPFVRLPYGLAICSGALYVAVGLLLGV, encoded by the coding sequence ATGTCTGTCGCAATCAACATCTCACAGTTTGCGATCCTCGTGTTCGCCGGTCTGGTCGTCTGGGCGGCGGTCACCGACGTCCGCAGCTTCCTGATCCCGAACCGGATCAGCGCAGCCATCGCTTTGCTCTATCCGGCCTATGTCATCGCCGCGCCCCAGCCCATTGACTGGACCGGCGCGCTGATCGTTGCCGGCGCCACCCTGGCGGTCGGCTTCGTGATGTTCGTGATCACCTTTCGCGGCAGCTCGCTCATGGGCGCCGGCGATACCAAGCTCCTCGCCGCCTGCGCATTGTGGGCCGGACCCGGCTTGATGCTCGAGCTGGTCGTCATCATGGCCCTGGCCGGCGGCGTCATCGCGATCTTCACCTGGCTGCGTCATCGGCCCGCCGCTGCGACCTCGAACCTCGCGGCGACGGCCAACGGAGTCATGACGTTTCTGCGCATTCCCTTTGTGAGGCTGCCCTACGGCCTGGCGATCTGCTCAGGCGCACTTTACGTGGCGGTCGGCTTACTTCTTGGAGTCTAA
- a CDS encoding SUF system Fe-S cluster assembly protein codes for MFPGYFGASPSETEGLTARAGTPLDPAASPVATREAVIDAVREVYDPEIPVNIYELGLIYDLQVEADGSVLVTMTLTAPACPVAGEMPQQVADAIAAVAGVGEVQVTLTWEPAWTKERMSEDARLALGFF; via the coding sequence ATGTTCCCCGGCTATTTCGGCGCCAGCCCGAGCGAGACCGAGGGCCTGACCGCCAGGGCCGGCACGCCGCTCGACCCGGCGGCCAGCCCGGTCGCGACCCGGGAGGCCGTGATCGATGCGGTCCGCGAGGTCTACGACCCCGAGATCCCGGTTAACATCTACGAGCTGGGCCTGATCTACGATCTCCAGGTCGAGGCCGACGGCAGCGTCCTGGTGACCATGACCCTGACCGCCCCGGCCTGCCCGGTGGCTGGCGAGATGCCCCAGCAGGTCGCCGACGCCATCGCCGCGGTCGCGGGCGTCGGCGAGGTCCAGGTGACCCTGACCTGGGAGCCGGCCTGGACCAAGGAGCGGATGTCGGAGGACGCCCGCCTGGCCCTGGGCTTCTTCTGA
- the sufB gene encoding Fe-S cluster assembly protein SufB, with product MVASVETVTQVQEISGEKYKYGFVTEIEQDRAPKGLDEDTVRFISAKKQEPEWLLAWRLKAYRHWLEMPEPKWAKVDFPPIDYQDAYYFAAPKNTEKPKSLDEVDPELLRTYEKLGIPLREQERLAGVAVDAVFDSVSVATTFKAKLEEVGVIFCSISEAIQTHPELVRKYLGSVVPYGDNKHACLNSAVFTDGSFVYIPKGVRCPMELSTYFRINAENTGQFERTLIIADEGSYVSYLEGCTAPMRDENQLHAAVVELIALDDAEIKYSTVQNWYPGDENGKGGIYNFVTKRGACRGRNSKISWTQVETGSAITWKYPSCILQGDNSVGEFYSVAITNNLQQADTGTKMIHLGKNTSSRIIAKGISAGRSQSTYRGLVKISAKAEGARNYTQCDSLLVGDRCGAHTVPYIESKNRRAKVEHEATTSKISEDQLFYCRQRGISEEDAVALVVNGFCREVLQQLPMEFAVEAQKLVGISLEGSVG from the coding sequence ATGGTCGCCAGCGTCGAGACTGTGACCCAGGTCCAGGAGATTTCGGGCGAGAAGTACAAGTACGGCTTCGTCACCGAGATCGAGCAGGACCGGGCGCCCAAGGGCCTGGACGAGGATACCGTCCGCTTCATTTCGGCCAAGAAGCAGGAGCCGGAGTGGCTCCTGGCCTGGCGGCTCAAGGCCTACCGGCACTGGCTGGAAATGCCCGAGCCCAAGTGGGCCAAGGTCGACTTCCCGCCGATCGACTACCAGGACGCCTACTACTTCGCCGCGCCGAAGAACACCGAAAAGCCGAAGAGCCTGGACGAGGTCGACCCGGAGCTGCTGCGCACCTACGAGAAGCTCGGCATTCCGCTGCGCGAGCAGGAGCGCCTGGCCGGCGTCGCCGTCGACGCGGTCTTCGACAGCGTCTCGGTCGCGACCACTTTCAAGGCCAAGCTGGAAGAGGTCGGGGTGATCTTCTGCTCGATCTCCGAGGCGATCCAGACCCACCCCGAGCTGGTCCGCAAGTACCTCGGCAGCGTCGTGCCCTACGGCGACAACAAGCACGCCTGCCTGAACTCGGCCGTCTTCACCGACGGTTCCTTCGTCTATATCCCCAAGGGCGTGCGCTGCCCGATGGAGCTCTCGACCTACTTCCGGATCAACGCCGAGAACACCGGCCAGTTCGAGCGCACCCTGATCATCGCCGACGAGGGCTCCTACGTGAGCTACCTGGAAGGCTGCACCGCGCCCATGCGCGACGAGAACCAGCTCCACGCCGCGGTGGTCGAGCTGATCGCGCTGGACGACGCCGAGATCAAATACTCGACGGTGCAGAACTGGTATCCCGGCGACGAGAACGGCAAGGGCGGCATCTACAACTTCGTCACCAAGCGCGGCGCCTGCCGGGGCCGCAACTCGAAGATCTCCTGGACCCAGGTCGAGACCGGCTCGGCCATCACCTGGAAGTACCCGAGCTGCATCCTCCAGGGCGACAACTCGGTCGGCGAGTTCTACTCGGTCGCGATCACCAACAATCTGCAGCAGGCCGACACCGGAACCAAGATGATCCACCTGGGCAAGAACACCTCCTCGCGGATCATCGCCAAGGGCATCTCGGCCGGCCGCTCCCAGAGCACCTACCGCGGCCTGGTCAAGATCTCGGCCAAGGCCGAGGGCGCGCGCAACTACACCCAGTGCGATTCGCTGCTGGTCGGCGACCGCTGCGGCGCCCACACCGTGCCCTACATCGAGAGCAAGAACCGCCGCGCCAAGGTCGAGCACGAGGCGACGACCTCCAAAATCAGCGAGGACCAGCTCTTCTATTGCCGCCAGCGCGGGATCTCCGAGGAGGACGCCGTCGCCCTGGTGGTCAACGGCTTCTGCCGCGAGGTCCTGCAGCAGCTGCCCATGGAGTTCGCGGTCGAGGCCCAGAAGCTGGTCGGCATCAGCCTGGAAGGCAGCGTCGGCTGA
- a CDS encoding SufE family protein: MTLEKYQEFAETLEAIDDEEMRFEYILDLAKRHRDDPFPEAWMTETNLMHGCMSKVWIVDRPKDGRHYFRGHSDAAIVKGLVSMMAEAFSGLTGEELQALTLDHIRRLNLGALTMQRQVGMMAMLKHLQKLGRSEDGLVEAPGAVESSLRA; encoded by the coding sequence ATGACACTGGAGAAGTATCAGGAGTTCGCGGAAACGCTGGAGGCCATCGACGACGAGGAGATGCGCTTCGAGTACATTCTCGACCTGGCCAAGCGGCATCGGGACGATCCCTTCCCCGAGGCCTGGATGACCGAGACGAACCTGATGCACGGCTGCATGTCGAAGGTCTGGATCGTCGACCGTCCGAAGGACGGCCGGCACTACTTTCGCGGCCATTCGGATGCCGCCATCGTCAAGGGCCTGGTGTCGATGATGGCCGAGGCCTTCAGCGGTCTGACCGGCGAGGAGCTCCAGGCCCTGACCCTGGACCATATCCGGCGGCTGAACCTGGGCGCCCTGACCATGCAGCGCCAGGTCGGCATGATGGCCATGCTCAAGCACCTGCAGAAGCTCGGCCGGTCGGAGGACGGCCTGGTCGAGGCGCCGGGCGCGGTCGAGAGCTCCCTTCGGGCATGA
- a CDS encoding cytochrome P460 family protein produces MNRILGAVAASASALFLFASAGAQAASCDPGKPGEDLSFEEAQKVYDCLKADLYAGYQKGKKRWIPVEHVKNYRDWTPVSTVPAAPGFHGGRFLFTYVNEVGAAEYLKYAEENVKMPAGTLIAKESFAVTDKGKVKRGPLFFMQKAAAGKSPETNDWYYYAVAPNGAPMGVPVVKACHQCHNDNFGDRDGLGYPVEEARIAK; encoded by the coding sequence ATGAACAGGATTCTCGGCGCGGTCGCGGCCTCCGCCTCCGCTCTCTTCCTCTTCGCCTCCGCGGGCGCGCAGGCGGCGTCCTGCGATCCCGGCAAGCCCGGCGAAGACCTGAGCTTCGAGGAGGCGCAGAAGGTCTACGACTGCCTGAAGGCGGATCTCTACGCCGGCTACCAGAAGGGCAAGAAGCGCTGGATCCCGGTCGAGCACGTCAAGAACTACCGGGACTGGACCCCGGTCAGCACGGTGCCGGCCGCGCCCGGCTTCCACGGCGGGCGCTTCCTTTTCACCTACGTCAACGAGGTCGGCGCGGCGGAGTACCTCAAGTATGCCGAGGAGAACGTCAAGATGCCCGCCGGCACCCTGATCGCGAAGGAGTCCTTCGCCGTCACCGACAAGGGCAAGGTCAAGCGCGGGCCGCTGTTCTTCATGCAGAAGGCCGCGGCCGGCAAGTCGCCCGAGACCAACGACTGGTACTACTACGCCGTCGCGCCCAACGGCGCGCCCATGGGCGTGCCCGTCGTCAAGGCCTGTCACCAGTGCCACAACGACAACTTCGGCGACCGGGACGGCCTGGGCTATCCCGTCGAAGAGGCGCGCATCGCCAAGTAG
- a CDS encoding ribbon-helix-helix protein, CopG family: protein MKTERLIVLVSPEEKARVERLAKRQRKSVAELVRNALSDFEAAQEGGAKPNGVAPAEDAELSAEQKAALKRLAETALSTMQRANAALDKAFDAVEETKAQLAEQRAKKRAASA, encoded by the coding sequence ATGAAGACGGAACGTCTGATCGTACTGGTGTCGCCCGAGGAAAAGGCTCGGGTCGAACGGCTGGCCAAGCGGCAGCGCAAGAGCGTCGCCGAACTAGTGCGCAATGCGCTCTCCGACTTCGAGGCGGCCCAGGAGGGCGGGGCCAAGCCGAACGGCGTGGCGCCGGCCGAGGACGCCGAGCTCTCGGCCGAGCAGAAGGCCGCGCTAAAGCGCCTAGCCGAGACCGCGCTGTCGACCATGCAGCGGGCCAACGCCGCCCTCGACAAGGCCTTCGATGCGGTCGAGGAGACCAAGGCCCAGCTCGCCGAGCAGCGGGCCAAGAAGCGGGCTGCCTCTGCATGA